atgtttccactggtgggtgaagcCAGGgcaagagggcacagcctcaagattagagggagcagatttaggactgaattgagaaggaacctcttcacccagagggttgttgaTCTATGGAGTTTCTTGCCCAGGGAATTAGTTGATGCtgcttcagtaaatgtttttaaagtaaGGATAGTTTTTTGGGACaacaaaggaattaagggatacggtgagagcgTGGGTAGGTAGACCTGAGTCCaccaaagatcagccatgatcttattaaatggtggaacaggctcaaagggctagaCAGCCTACTCATGCTCCTAGtctttatgttcttatgttctacATTGGCAAATGGATTATAATAaggaaaaatgtgaaattgttcattttggaagggagagcaAAAGAACAAAGTATCACTAAAATGGaagaaaactgcagaaagctgcaacaccaACGGCTTGGCTGTACTTATGGCTGAAACaaagaaagctagcacacaagtCTAGCAGGAGGGCTAATGCAATGTTAgctcttatttcaagggggttggaataTGCGAGTCGAGAAGACTAATTGCAAATGTGCAAAGTGCtagtgagaccatatctggagtactgtgaacagttttggtccctttgtttaagaaaaagtactatttcattggaggcagttcagagaaggttcaccaggatgattcttggtatggagggactgttttGTGAGCAAAGGCTCAACAAACACTCATTGGAATTTAATCAATGGAAGTTAGAAGAATAAcaggtgatctcactgaaacagataggattcttaagggagttgacagggtaaatgttgagaATATGTTTCTCCTCATGAGACGACCTTGGACCACAGACCATCATAATTAAGTGGCACCGTTTTAAATtatgatgaggaatttcttttctgagGCTTGGTTGTTTTTGTAACTCCTTGCTATAGAGAGCTATGGAGCGGAGTCtttgtatatatttaaggctaAAATAGGGAGAGATAGACACTTGATCAAGAGGGGAATCCAGCGTcatgggagagggaggaaagtggacatgaggagtaTTGGATCAGCCACGATCGTCTCTGCCTCTCAAATTTGATAAATAGTTTGTTGTCTAAATTTCTTTATATTCAgtccttgtttgttttaaatCCACTTCTCATCTGTTTAAAAGTTTAGATCTACAGTCTTATCTCCACAAATGACTCAATTATTCCACAGATATCCACTGTTACCTCAAGTCCATGTTTTGATCACTACCTACCTGTTGAATCATTTACTTCCTCCTGCCACTGATCTAAAGAAACCTGGTCCCACATACCGATCAAACTTCGCATGCTACTTGCTATTTATCCCCAACACTCCGAATGATCTTTACTCAGAATATACTAACTATTCCCACTGCAATTGTTCCTTCTTTTTCTACTCAATTTTGAGTAGAAGGAAAAATATTTCATTAAATTTTGGATTTTAAAACATGTAGTCAGACAAACTGTTTAAAAAAATCTGTGGCAATAGGACGGAAAAGTAATAATGAGCTAGCTTTAGTTCCCTGTAATCAATTTCTCAAAACCACATTAGCAATTCTTGTGGAAATACTGAAGCATTACGTTATATATGCGAAAGAACCAAATATCTGGTTTCAGATCACAGAGGGTTATTACGACTATCCTCCCACAAATCCAACAGCATACGTGAATCAACCCCTGTATAAGTAAATCACTTGAGCTGCTTATGGAAATCACAACTTAAAAAGTTATCTATAGTCACCTTCCTGAGCAGTCCTCAGATAAAAGATGGCTTGCTCTTTATAAGCAGCGCCACCATCTGGCTGTGCAGCTCCTGGCAAGCTTTGTGCAAGTCAGTCATACTGCTGCAtgacttagtcatagagtcatagagatgtacagcatggaaatagacccttcggtccaacccgcccgaCTTCTGCTTCCAGAATCCATTGCTGTGCAACAGACTGTGGAGGTGTTCACAGGGGGGAAGAAGAATTGTTTCTGACGTGACTGACAAGTCCACTACACAATGAGCTAACTCGAGTAGATGGTGATGGAAGGATCAAGCAACTGAGGTTTTCAATGAAattaatttattgtcacgtgcaccgaggcatagtgaaaagctttgtcttgtgagcaatacaggcagatcacatagttaaataagtaaataataggtgaacagtgacaaaacaaaaacacaggtacagacaaATGCTACATGTctatgagtccattcagtattctaacaacagtagggtagaaactgttttgaaactggctggtgcatgtgttcaggcttctgtaccttctcccccctggtagaggttgtagaaaagcattgccagggtggaatGGATTTTTgggaatgctggcagcctttccttgatagtgggcctggtagatggattctaaaGGTGGGAGAATACTCAGATACGAAATTGAGAAGTTGGAGAGCCTCTACAAATCTCCAAAGTTTCTCAGTATGTTCAGTACCTTCCTGAATTTAGTTATCTTCGTTCTGCACAGTCACAAACCAGGGGTTCCCATGAATCAGTGGGGATGTTTGATCTCTTTAGAAGGCTTTGAGGAAGTGATTCTGCTGTCATCCAGGGTGTGTTCTAAACGAAGTTCCATGCGGGATGGTTGCTTCGCTAGTCTGATGTCAGGTATGCAAATGACATGTCCCACCCAGCAATACTGGTTGAGAGAGATTTGCATCCTAATACCAGACTTAGAAGTGGATTCTGGTGGTGGCCTCCTCACTTGCCACAATATACAGTGAACCTGACTTGATAGCAATTATTTTTTATCTTCCCAGTCTCACTCTACTCTATCAAACACTTTTTATTGTTACTCAATTCCACTTCTGTTACCCAACCCACCACTAAATAACATCATTCTTGCAAAACAAAAGCAgattctgaaataaaagcaggtaATGCTGGACTGAGATATTCTAATGATGGATCTATTTGAATTTCACATAAATAAACATGAAAACTGTTACTCGTATGGTTTGCTACAAGGTAAAATGTTTATTTTAATTGATCTGCTATGGATTCATATCTAATCAATTTGTAGTTCAAGTGGCATATTGAACCACAAAATAATTAGAAATCTTTCTAGTAGCATTCAAATTCTATGATGCGATTTTCACCAAGTGAataataaacattatttttcttCTGTCATCTTGCAATCATTAGGCAAATACAGAGAAACCTTCACTAAGCAAAACTGAGCAACTTGGAAGAAATGCTCTTCTGTCAGATATATGCAAGCCCAAAAAGTTGAAGAAGGCAGTTACCAATGATAGGAGTGCACCAATTGTTAATGGTAAGTTTAAAGAATTAGGCAAATAAGTTTATTAATTTGACTGATTAATTAAATTAAAGTTCTCGATGCTTTGctaccatttttaaaaatatcacaCTGCACCATTTGCTATCTCATTCAAGCACATAGTGTGCTGTATAAATTTACCTGCAATATACAATTAGTTTACACTTTGTTAAAATGCTTTCTCCTTTACAATTTGCTCTTTGTGCTTTTTAAAACTCCAGAATTTTGTTTTTGAAATTTTTTACCCTAGCCACATGAATACAGAAAAGCATACTTGTTGTTCCACGAACAAAATTCCTTATTGCTCCGCTTGCTTTGAGGGAAGGAAAGGACCCATCAAACTTGCACAAAGATATTCCTCTGGAACAGGGATGAGATTCTGGTCTTCTGACATGAGaaatttatttaaaataaattttCCAACTTTAATGTGCGGAAATTCAGAAATCTCTCAAACCCCATCACTCCTATATCAAATTCTTAGATCATTTCTCTCTGTGAATGAGACTCCATGCTCGAAACCACACCTTCTAATATATACAAATTACTATTTTATAGGGAAGATTTACCAGTCCACTGTAAATAATATACCAATTGTATTTCTCTTTAAACAGCTCCTAAAggtcctggaggaggaggaggaggtggcgGCGGcggcggtggtggtggtggtgggggtggtggtggaggaggaggaggagttggTGGTGGACCAGCAGGTTTAGGTGGATTGTTTGCAGGTGGAATGCCAAAGCTGAGGTCTGCAGGAAGCCGAGAGAGTTCAGGTAAATAACAGTTAATTAATGTAGCCTCGAATTTTCAATCTTCTTAAAAATTATTTACATGTTATTAGCCTGTTAAATGGTGATGCTCATCTAATTATGTTAACTGATGTAGTTGAAAATCATCATATATTTGTACATATACTTTTGTACATATTGCATTGTGGCATGTGTAAGAATTTGTAGATACGTGGCTGATACATTTTTAGTTTACAAGGAAATCTGGATGAGTTGTAAAGTTGAAAGTTACTTCAAAGGAGAGTACATATTAAAATGTTTTATATTGACTTCCTAGATGAAAAAACCAGGAGATTACAAGTCCCCAGCAATGACTTCTCTAAGTGACCCTAGAAAATGATGTGGATAttcctttttttaatttcaaaaatatattttgttcatAAAAATGTTTACATACACACACCGTCAGtagagcagtttgattctgtaTGGTCTTAATATATGGAGAAGAATCAGAACCCAAGTCATTTCTTTCCAATGCAACATACTAGGCACGAGGTAGGTCTGTTAACTGAACAGACTTCCATTGTACTTCGGCAGGGAGACCTCAGGCTGTGGTCTTTTCCCACTcagccttggcagcagctgccccaagctttagtgcgtTCCTTAGCACATGGTTCTTAACCTTGGAATGTGCAAGTCCGCAACACTCTGTCAAGGTCAACTTCTTGCTCTGGAAGACCCATATGTTTCGGGCAGAACAAAGAgcgtctttcactgagttgatggtcttCCAGGTGCAGTTGTCTCATTGTGCATCCTGGGGAACAAACTGTAGAATAGAGAGTCCTGCATCACGGAGCTGCTCAGGACTAACCTCGACACAAACCACTATATTTTTTCTCCAGAATTCCtgtgcaaaggcacattccagaaggaggtgtgtgacagtctccacCTCTGCAGCTGACAAAGGGCAGCATGTGGTGGCACAGAGTGTTCAGGCATACATGAAGGATCTTGCAGGCAGTAcacttctcaccaccagccaagcgataccttggtgcttgttggaaagttctagtGATGACACCTTTTgctaaatgactttgacagtctgctcaggatcCATCCTCTCCTTTCCCGCAGGGTCTtgaggacactatgtgctgatCACTttgacttgtggtcaaaggtgttttcttgaaggacaggtgatatggaacagTCCAATTACTTGGAGTGATCCACAGCTCCGAGGCCAGTTCTGTCCTTTGCAACACCAGgtacaggtagaacctcagtatgtagtAACACTTGGTGTTGTGTATTGAGGTCTATGCACAGGTTGATGTAGTCACACACAAAGGTAACCATCAGGATGATGGTGGTGTTGGAAACATTCTTCTCTTTACAATGCCTTCCCCCGATTAGAGGTTTGTATGTGGTGCTGCATGCAAACATGGTCCATCTTAAACCTCCAGATGAAATGAATTACAATGTTACAGGTTCTGGGAATGGGCCAGATTTGCATCATGTACAACAACAGAGAGTGGTtcacacctgatcaggtttttACTCATGATGGAGAGGGAGcagagctccctaaattctgcctCACCTTAGTGATACATGCCTCCCAGGTTTTTGCGCACACCCAAGCCCCACCAAACCATATTCCCGACACCTTCAGGTAATgtgtcctgatggtgaaggggataaaGGGATCTGTCAGCCCAGTCCCCAAAAaacatggcctcactcttgcctcgaAGACAGACCAGGTACATTTCCTAGGTACACTGCAATTGAGACGTGGACCAATGAGCCAGTCTAAAATGACATTATGAAATATAAATGATGTGATCATTGTACATGTATACTTATGGAAAAAGGATggttccctctctcttccttgctCCTCCACTTCCACCAGACTTAACAAAATGTCAGGCACCCTTTAGATTTGAAGGTGCCAGTTAATGGCATGATAATCAGGAGTGTTCCATAAATCCCACGGCCCATGATGGGGCAGCGCTTGAATTCTGACCTCAGTCCCATCCACCATATTAAAAAAAGCCACTCAGAATGGAACTGATATGCGTTTCCAATCAGCACCCACAAATGTCTTCATTTGTCAAGTGGTAAATGCGAGAGTCACTATGGACAAAAGATCTATATAGAAATCTGGTTTTGATTTAATGACTGTTCATATTTTTTTAGATtactcagtgtggaaacaggcccttcagtccaacaagtccacaccgaccctccaaagagcaacccacccagacccatccccctacatttaccccttcacctaacactacgggcaatttagcatggccaatttacctaacgtgcacatttttggattgtgggaggaaaccggagcacccggaggaaactcacacagacactgggagaatgtgcaaactccacacagatagttgcctgaggcgggaaatgaacccgggtatCTGGCATTCGCCCATTTGTTATAGCAAAAATATTTTTGGGGGGCGGGGGGTTCTATTCTACACATTTTCTTTCCTTGGGTTTAGTATATGATTTAAAATTGTATAATTTAATTAACACATAATTTAAAATTGCTGAATTAGAACAAAATGGACAATTAAGTTTTCAGTGTGACTTAAAACCAAATTGTAATACCGGAGCTCCATGTCACATTATTTGCCACTGTCTGCGAATTAATGTTTCAAATGCCTTGAGGAGAATTAAACAAAAATTGTGTAAAGAGAATGGATGAGTCATATAGATCTGAGTATACCGTAGGAAGTATCATATTTACCAGTCTACAGTTCTGACAAATGAATTTCTGTGGATcaaaactattttttaaaaaaagttgctgTTCTACAATATGTAATTGTTTACAAATAACTGTAAAAGTTTGTTTTTAACTGTTAATTATGTATTTATTACCATTTCCATCCACAGATTCTGGTGGCAGTAGACCTCCAATTATGCCTCCGGGTGGAAGATCATCTGGTCCCAGACCATTTGCACCAAGCAACACTCCTCCAAAGATACCTGGGTCAtctggttttccaaggaataataacCCTGAGCTAGCAAGAAATAAATTGCCGCAACCAAAGTTTTCAAGGCCAGAAATATCTTCAAAACCTGATGCAGTGCCGCCACCTTTACCAAATGCACCAAGACCATCAGCATCAAGTATGCAGAACAGGGGTCCTCCACCTGCATTAGAAAATCGACCACCCATCAGGGGACCTTCACTACCAAATCGCAATCAAGGGTCTTCTCGTCCATTCTCTCCAGCTGTTCCACAGAACAGTGCAAATAGATCTTTACTGCCTCCCACACCTAACAGGGTTGTTGAGGACAAGCCTTCACCACCAATTCCTCCAGTTCCCAGTACTAACAGACCTCCACTGCCTCCAACTCCAGTTAGGATGACAGATGATAGGCCACTGCCACCACCTATGACCAATAGGCCCTCACTTAATAGGGATGGTCCTCCACTCCCACCACCACAACATCAGAAACCACCTGTCCCTCAAACACCTAGGCCAACTCCCTCTTTCCaagctcccccaccaccaccacctaatCGGCCAGGACCATCTTCCAATCATTCCAGCTCTGCTACAGATGTTGAAATTCCAAAGCTCCCTCAACGAAATTTGTCTCTCCACAGCACCCCTTCAACATCACCAGGACCAGTTCGCGGTGGTCCTCTTCCTCCTGGTGAAAGACCTCCGCCTCCTGTGAGGGACCCACCCAGCAGATCAGGTGAGTTAAAGAGAAAGTAATGAAATAAAGATCAAGTGAAGACTCGGGatatggagaaatgaggaagagaatacagagaacacagaaaagtacaGCAATGGAAGCAATGTAAAGGAGAGGAGAGACAAAAGAAAGTTAActgatttctgtttctgttttcttttgtcaaTTCCCCAAAATGGTTGTTGTAAATTCATATCCTTAATTTGGTCCTTTCTTTCTTTGATCTGTAAGGCAAAGAAATGCCTGGGCTGAGTCAGAAATTGCTGTCCATTTTTGAAGTGACAGGAAAAAGTCAATCCTCTCAAATATAGTAAACCTAAAATTACAACAAATCCAATTAGGAAATACAAATTGATAAAGGAACTTAATTACAATAATGGTGTTTTCCTTATGGCTGAGAAGTCAATATCAGGGCAGTAACATTCCTATGTTATCTagaaatcagaagattgtaggAACAAACCCAACTCAAATGATAACTATTTATTTCAATTTAAGCTTGAGAGGGTTGGGTTCATGAATGTATTTTGTTTTAAGAAACACCAGTTGAGACTAAGCCTAAGGTGTAATGGAGATTACATTGTGAGTAGAGCTAAAGACACTATAAACTAGGAAACTGTTTAAAACAATGAAATAGGAGAGTGAAGCAATTTTTTAGGAGCTCTCCAtggtgacatagagtcatagagatgtacaacacggaaacagacacttcagtccaactcatccatgccgaccagatatcccaacccagctAAAaacatctctccacccttcaggctctctgcctgtatttctgatgaagggcttttgcccgaaacatcgattttactgctcctcggatgctgcctgaactgctgtgctcttccagcaccactaaatatagaatcagatatcccaatccaacctAGTTCTACCTgcaagcacctggcccatatccctccaaacctttcctattcattcacccatccagatgcctttccaaatgaaatCACATTTGATTTGGCCtagattttatttaaataaacaaAGCTAGGGATAAGGAGACTGACACTTTTATTTTATAGATTTCTGGCAATAAAGCAGTAAACCACAGTTTAGAATGCAGATTTGAATTTCATTATTAATGTTGAACAACTCTTTGTAcgtagagtcaaagagtcatgtTGCATTCATTTTTTAGAGGAAACGTTAACTTATTGAAAATCACATTATAGGACTGTACACTAATTATTTTCTAATCTTCTTAAAACAGGACCtctacctccaccacctccagttGGTAGAAATGGTAGTAGTCAGAAAGCACCACCTGTCCCACAGCCTCCAAGCAGAATGGGTTCAGACACCAGGAGTGGCTTCAGACCCCCCCTTCCTCCTGACCGAGGAAGTCCTGTACCCCCACCAACGTCACTGAGAAACGGCTTCCAGGAGTCCTCACAAGCAATGTGTGAAGGTAAATATTACACCAGTTTTCATCCACATGCACCCCAAGATGTTTTCAGAATACGTACACTAAGTTGTTGAAAAATAACACCTTATTTTAAGTCTAAAGTTTACGTTGGTGAATGAGTGACAGCATTCTGACAGCTGTGTTGTGAGGAAAATTCAATTGATTTAATCTGTCTCTCTTTTATGTTCCGACCTTCATTTCATATGAATGTTTTTCCCTCCTGGCAGCTAGGTATAGAGGACTTGCTATACAGACTGTTGTAGCCAAAAGCCAGACCTCTGATGTTACAGCTGAGCTGGAAATGTTTCACGAATCAATTAATGGATGCAATATTAAACATATCTGTTTATCCCAGAAATAAGTTACAACTACTACAATATACAGAAATGAGGAAGTTCTGACATTTGGTGCATTTTGGACATTGACATTTCAAGTTTACGTTCTGACCCTTCGCGTTGTCCAACATGTGTGGTTTTCAAAAAAGATCACAACTCCGCTGTCAACCAGTGAGGGCAGGAACTGACTGCAAGAGTTGTGATTGGATGAGAAGTGAGTATAGAAGAGACAGAGTTGCTCCATTAATCACAGATTCCGTCTCTCCCATGCTGAATGTTCCATATCCTTCAATCACTGGTTCCCATCCCTGGTTGGAGGAGCAACAAGGCCTGTCATTGAATGTTGAGGAACAATGTATAGGACAGAATTGGCTGCATCATCACCAATCACTTCGACCAGATGCCAAAGACTCTTCCAACATCCTCAGTAACACCAAATACAACAAGCTGAATAAGAAAGGAAGGGGTGGAAGGGGACAAATGGCAGCTTGAAAACTTGAACAGAGTTTGTGGAAGGGTCTGTGCCAGACTGAGACTGAGGAAGAGATCAGTACCAGATTGGTAACAGGCATAGGAGTCTGTACCAGGCTAGGATGAGCTTGGATGTCAATTCTGGATTAGCCATTCCTCTGGATGTGCAAAGCTGGCTGTTTTGAATGGGAGAACCCCACctggaattgtcatggtaacacCAAGGGATCATTCTCTTGTTTTTGAGGAATTGGCTACCTTATTTCACACAGTGTTGCATTAAACTGATTTCAGACTGCAGCATTGTTCCACTGAATTATTCAAATTCAGTTAGTTCTATAGCAAAAATGAAACTGACTAATTTGAGACTAGTGGATAAGTTGCTACCCTTCAGGATCTTGAATGGtacttcttaaaaaaaatgaaattgtgGTATGGATGGATAATGATAGCACTTTAAATGAGAAGCAATATAATTGGCATGTAGAAAACAAATTTCCAAAATGCTTATTTAGATTAGAGGTTTTTATACCTAGCAGATTTCTGTTATATTGTATCAAATAGTTGGAATTTGGAATGAATCAGATCTGACTTCATTATTGTCAGTTTGGAATTGTATTTGGAATCTAAATTGAAGACAAAATGTCAAGGAATTAAGGAacagtggttaccactgttgtcttgcagcaccaggcacctgggttcgattccagctggGGTGACTAtatgtctggagtttgcacgctctccccttgtttgtgtgagtttcctcctacagtccaaagatgtaaggtatagacaggatagatcgagtgaatccttagagtataaaggcagtaggagtatacttaagagtgaagtcaggagggcaaaaagggggcatgagatagttttggtaaatagaattaaggagaattcaaagggtttttacaaatacattgaggacacaagggtaactagggagagaataggttccatcaaagatcagcaaggctgtctttgtgcggagccgcagaaaatgggggagatactaaacgagtatttgcatcagtatttactgtggaaaagcatatggaggatatagaatgtagggaaatagatggtgacaccttgcaaaatgttcagattacaaaggaggaagtgctggatgtcttgaaacacgtaaaggtgggtaaatcctcaggacctgattaggtgtaccctagaactttgtggaaag
The genomic region above belongs to Chiloscyllium punctatum isolate Juve2018m chromosome 10, sChiPun1.3, whole genome shotgun sequence and contains:
- the LOC140482169 gene encoding WAS/WASL-interacting protein family member 1-like, whose translation is MPPPPPPPGPPPPATFSQANTEKPSLSKTEQLGRNALLSDICKPKKLKKAVTNDRSAPIVNAPKGPGGGGGGGGGGGGGGGGGGGGGGGGVGGGPAGLGGLFAGGMPKLRSAGSRESSDSGGSRPPIMPPGGRSSGPRPFAPSNTPPKIPGSSGFPRNNNPELARNKLPQPKFSRPEISSKPDAVPPPLPNAPRPSASSMQNRGPPPALENRPPIRGPSLPNRNQGSSRPFSPAVPQNSANRSLLPPTPNRVVEDKPSPPIPPVPSTNRPPLPPTPVRMTDDRPLPPPMTNRPSLNRDGPPLPPPQHQKPPVPQTPRPTPSFQAPPPPPPNRPGPSSNHSSSATDVEIPKLPQRNLSLHSTPSTSPGPVRGGPLPPGERPPPPVRDPPSRSGPLPPPPPVGRNGSSQKAPPVPQPPSRMGSDTRSGFRPPLPPDRGSPVPPPTSLRNGFQESSQAMCEDEWEGRFSFHSTSDFPPPEPYVNFPKTYPSKQNKAENRDSGRRERGAPPLPPIPPIPR